In Triticum aestivum cultivar Chinese Spring chromosome 5B, IWGSC CS RefSeq v2.1, whole genome shotgun sequence, the following proteins share a genomic window:
- the LOC123117714 gene encoding tropinone reductase homolog At2g29290 isoform X2 yields the protein MAAEGGSREERWTLAGARALITGSSKGIGYAIVEELAGFGARVHACSRNAAELEECRRRWEEKGLHVTVSVRADREKLMDTVRQTFNGKLDILVNNAGQLLVKPTAECTAEEYSKVMATNLESSFHLCQLARPLLVHAGGGSIINMSSIGGSIGFVGSAIYAITKSAMNQLTRSLATEWAPDKIRVNGVAPGFITTDMIKDGSNKFTFLC from the exons ATGGCGGCTGAGGGCGGGAGCAGGGAGGAGAGGTGGACCCTGGCCGGCGCCAGGGCGCTCATCACCGGCAGCAGCAAAGGGATCGGGTACGCCATCGTGGAGGAGCTCGCCGGGTTCGGTGCGAGGGTGCACGCCTGCTCCCGGAACGCGGCGGAGCTGGAGGAGTGCCGACGGCGGTGGGAGGAGAAGGGCCTGCATGTCACCGTCTCCGTGCGCGCCGACAGGGAGAAGCTCATGGACACCGTCCGGCAGACCTTCAACGGCAAGCTGGACATACTA GTGAACAACGCGGGGCAGCTGCTGGTGAAGCCCACCGCGGAGTGCACGGCGGAGGAGTACTCCAAGGTGATGGCTACCAACCTGGAGTCGAGCTTCCATCTCTGCCAACTCGCGCGCCCTCTTCTCGTACACGCCGGAGGAGGCAGCATCATCAACATGTCCTCCATTGGAGGCTCAATTGGCTTCGTAGGCTCCGCAATCTACGCTATCACAAAAA GTGCTATGAACCAACTGACCAGGAGTTTGGCCACCGAGTGGGCCCCTGACAAGATCCGTGTGAACGGTGTTGCCCCAGGATTTATCACAACCGATATGATTAAAGAT